The DNA segment CGGTGATCATCGGTGAGCTGTCACTGGATGGCGCGGTGCGTCCGGTGAATGGCGCGCTGCCCGTAGCCATGGGCGCCCGGGAGCGGCAGCGAACCCGTCTGTTTGTACCGGCGGCCAATGCGCGCGAGGCCTCTGTGGTGGAGGGATTGGACGTGTATCCGGTGCAGTCGCTGCCACAGTTGGCAACGGCGCTCGCCCTTCCCGATACTTTGGAACCACTACCTTACGACCCACAAGTACTCAACATTGAAGCCCTCGAGTATCCGCTGGATTTTGCCGACGTAAAAGGGCAGGCGCATGTGAAGCGAGCGTTGGAGGTTGCCGCTGCGGGCGGGCATAACGTGCTGCTGATCGGCCCACCCGGATCCGGAAAGACCATGATGGCGAGCCGCCTGCCGGGCATATTGCCGCCCATGACCTCGGATGAAGCGCTGGCCGCAACGCGGCTCTACTCCGTAGCCGGGCTTCTCTCTGCCGAGGTGTCACTGGTTACCACGCGGCCGTACCGCAAACCGCACCACACCGTTTCTACGGCAGCGCTGGCCGGCGGCGGCACCATTCCGCGACCAGGCGAAGTAAGCCTTGCTCATCATGGCGTGTTGTTTCTGGACGAGCTGCCGGAGTTCGGTCGCGACGCCCTGGAGGTTTTGCGGCAGCCGCTTGAAGACGGTGTGGTGAGCGTTGCACGGGTTTCGGCCTCCTACACGTTTCCGGCCAGCTTTACCCTGATTGCCGCGATGAATCCGTGTCCATGCGGCTACTATGGCGACGCCTTTCGGCAGTGCATCTGCAGTCAGGGCGCAGTAGCCAAGTACCAGAAGCGCATCAGCGGACCGCTGCTGGATCGCATCGACCTGCACATCGATGTACCGAGAGTGCCGGAGGAAGACCTGCTGCACCATACCGTTAGCGAGGGTACGGCCGCAATCCGCCAGCGCGTTTGCCGCGCCCGTCACCAGCAGGCTGCCCGTTTCGCAAGTCATCTGCCGACGGAGCCGGACACATCAGATCCGGCTTCGGCAGCGGAAAACATACGTGAAGAAGGCGGGCAGCAGCCATTTCACCCACACCGTCGCCGCCTGTTTTGCAACGCACAGATGGGCCCGAAGGAGATCCGCGCCTACTGCAAAACCACCGAGCCTGTGCGCAACCTGCTGCGCGCCGCAATTCAACAGTTGGGACTCTCGGCTCGTGCCTATGATCGGCTTCTGAAGGTTGGCCGTACGATTGCGGATCTCGATGGATGTGAGCAGATAGCGCCACAGCACATCGCCGAAGCGATTCAGTACCGCAGCCTGGACCGAAAGTTGTGGGGCGCCTGACGCCGGCGGGGCCGGCACGTACAGAGCCCGATGCGGCAGGCTACCGGTGCGGTTCGCCTGCGGCCGGTTCGCCCGCCATCAGCCGCTGCCCCGCCGGCGGGCCCCAGGTGCCGGCGGCATAGTTTGGGAAGAGCGGGCAACTGAGGTGCTGCCAGGCGTGCAGAACCGGCGTTATCAGTGACCATGCCGCTTCCACTTCATCATTGCGGGCGTAGAGCGATGCGTCACCACGTATTGCGTCGAGCAGCAGGCGCTCGTAGGCTTCCGGGATCGGCTGATTGAAGCTGGAGCCATACCGGAAATCCATGCGGACGGGTTCCACCTGCATGTCGGGACCGGGCATCTTGCTGCCTATTTCGAGCCAGGCGCCTTCATCGGGCTGAATTCGGATTGTGAGGCGGTTTGCCGGTACTGCCGTGCAACTGAGCCGCGCAAACAGCACGTTTGGAATTGCCCGAAAGCGAATCTCGATTTCGGTCTTCCGTTCCGGCAGTCGCTTACCGGCCTGCATAAAGAACGGAACGCCGGCCCATCGCCAGTTATCCACAGCGAACTGGAACGCCGCATACGTCTCGGTGTTGGAGTCGGCCGCAACGCCGGGTTCATCGCGGTATGCCGGCGCCCCGGGCTCGGTTCCCTCCGCCTTGCCGGCCGCATACTGTCCGCGGACGGTGAAGTGCTCACAATCTGCCGGTGTAAAAGGACGGATAGAGCGTAGGACCTTCACTTTTTCGTCGCGGATCGCATCGGCTTCCAGCGAGGTTGGCGGCTCCATCGCCACCAGGGTGAGCACTTGCAGCCCATGGTTTTGAACGATGTCGCGCGTAATGCCGGCGTGGTCAAAATAGGGACCCCGGCCCTCCATGCCAAGCGTCTCGGCTACTGTAATCCGCACCGAGTCGACGTACTTCTGGTTCCAGAGCGGCTCGAATATCTGGTTGGCGAACCGCAGCACCAGGATGTTCTGCACGGTCTCTTTGCCGAGATAGTGGTCGATACGATAGATTTGGTCCTCTGTGAAAATGGAAGCAAGCTCGCGATTCAGGTCGCGCGCCGTGTCGAGGTCGATACCAAACGGCTTCTCCACGATCAGACGCACCCACGCGTGAGGGCCCGCTTCATGGTTCAGACCGGCCGCGCCGATCTGGCGAGCGATAGGTGCGAACTGATCGGGCGGTGTGGCCAGGTAGATTAGCCTGGCGCCCGGCAGGTGGTGACTCCGTTCGAGTTGGCGAAGGCGCTCGGAGAGCGCCTGGTATGAGGCCGGGTCATCCAGGTCGCCGCGCACGTAGTAGACGCGGCTCGAGAACGTGTGCCACTCTTCCGCCGTCCATGCGGCATCCGAACCGAATTCGGTTAGAGACTGGCAAACGTCGTCACGAAATTGGCCATCATCCTTGGGCCGGCGGGCAAACGCCACGATGATGAAGCGCTCCGGCATCAATTTGCGCTGCGCCAACCGGAAGAGCGCGGGAATGATCTTGCGTCGCGTCAGGTCGCCGGTAGCGCCAAAGAGCACAAACGTACAGGGCTCTGGAGCATGGGTTTCGGTTTGCACTCTCTCAGCGCTCTCTCCGGCCGCGCAGGCGACTGTTGCGGGATCCGCACACGACAACGAGTCGGATTGTACCCCTACCGGCGTGCCGGTATCCGGCCCTCTTGCCGATACCCGCACTGTTAACTGCATCATGATAACGGTGTTGACAATGTTGCAGGAATCGTTGTGTCTGTGCGCGAAGTGGCTGTTGTACCAGTGGCGGTGCTCGCAGCCGTGAGCGCCAATCTTGAGAGCGGAGGGTTACTACAATGGGACATAAGCCCCATGGAGCTGCTACAGCCGGACGACAGCTCCGGCCAATTCTCATGACTTTCGGGAGGGTCGCGGTGCTGCTGCTCGTGCTCAGCGGCGCCTCGGCGGTGCGATCTGCAGCGCAGATACCGCCGCTGGTACGTGGCTTTGCGCCGGGCTCGCCGCCCGAGCGGCCGATAACGCAAGTGATGGTCAAGCTGGCGCCCGGCGCCAATCCGTTGCTGTTTGCGGCGCAATTCTCTGCGGTGGCAGCGCGGCTCACAGGTGCGAACCACACCGCGGTGTCTCAACTGGCCTACAAAAGCTCCATACCGAACCTTGACTGGCACGTCTTCCGGCTGGCTCAGCCCTCCGCGCTGAATGCGACGGTAGCGGCGCTGAAGAGGATGCCGGGCGTTTTGTTTGCCGAGCCCGACTGGCACATACGCGCCGAAACCCTGCCTCCGCCGAACGATACGTACTGGGCCCTGGAGGATTGGGAGCAGTTGATCGTGGTGCTAAGCGGCCTTGACTCTACCGACGCCGATGCCCGACAAGACGATTCGGCATTCTGGACCTACACCTGGAACCTGGAGGAGATCAACTCACTCGGCGCCTGGAACACCTTCCCCGGCCACTACTACACCGCGGCGGAGCGGAAGAACCTTGCGGCAAACGACCCGGCAAAACTGCCGCTTGTTGCCGTTATTGACAGCGGGATTGACTTTTCTCACGCCGACTTCGCTTACGTAGCGGATGTCTCTACGAATCCCAACCAATCGACGCAGACCGACATCTCCGACGGCGGCCAGATCAATACGGCGCTGGCGCGCAACTTTGTGTTTGGCAACCGCAACCCGAACCCGATGTTGGCGCAAGACGACCTGGGACATGGCACCAGCGTCTCCGGTATCATTGCGGCCGCTGCGAACAACGGCACGGGCATCCCCGGTCTTGGATTTGTGGCGCAACTGGTCCCACTCAAGGTAATCGACAGCACGGGCAGTGGCGACGACTCGGACCTCGTCTACGCCCTGGAGTACGCAGCAGCCAATCACTGCGTCGTTTGCAATGTAAGCCTGGACCTGGATACCACCACTTATCCTCAGGCGTTGGCCGACGCCGTGGATTACGACTGGAAGCATGGCACCCTGGTGGTGGCGGCCGCCGGCAATGACGGCGACCCAACACACCCATCCGACGGCGAAATCCGCCGCTACCCCGCATCTCTTGTTCATGTGCTCGCCGTGGCTGCTACGGCATATGGCGGCGACACGGTGATCGGCGGTGAGCAGCTCGCGTCGTACAGCAACTACGGCTACGAACTCGGCGTTGCGGCGCCTGGCGGCGATATCACCACGTTTGTAAACAACGCGCCGAATGCCGATACTCTCGGGCTCAATCCAACCCAGGAGTACGTGCTGATCTGGTCGACAGCTCCTACTTACACCGTATCGCTGTCGGACCCCACGAACCCCGCTCTGGGCGAGTATGCGCAGCTGGGGCTGTACGGGTTGAACTATGGATCGCTGCCCGGCACATCGCTGGCCACGCCACACGTTACCGCGCTCGCGGCTCTGTACGCGGCGGAGCACGGATACAGCCAGGTTCACGGGTTGCCTCAAAAGCTGATCAACGCGATTGAGCGTGGCGCACATCAGATGAACGCGAGGCCGGATGGTGGCTGGGACAACGTGTTCGGGTACGGACGAATCGATGCGGCAGAGACGATTGCAGACGCAAATCCGCGGGCAGCATGGAAGGGCGGCGTCGTCGGCAGGATCACGTTCGGCACCACGCCGGTTGGCGATGTGAATGTGGTGGCGACCTCACTGAAGAGGCTGCACCAGTACTCCAACTCCACGTACCCGGATGGCATCTACCATATCGTCAACTGCTCCACGGATTGGTATGTGGTACGGGCGACCGTGTTCGGCAATACCGACGCCTTTTTGGCGCCGATCGACGCGGGCTGCGACTACCAGGGCGCTTCAATGCCGCTCGACTTCAATCAGGTGACCATAACGCCAAACGCCTATGTACACTACGGCGCCAGCATCCAGTTCAGCGCAACCGTCACCGGACCCAGCAACACGAACGTGATCTGGAGTCTTCCCTACCATCCAAAGAGCGCTTCGCTGAGCAGCACCGGCCTTCTGAAGGCGCCGACGGCGTTCACCAACGAACGGGCGGTGGTTGAAGCGCAGAGTGCGGCAGATCCGGCTCGCGATGATATGGCCATCGTTACGTTTGTGCCAAGCGTGACGGCGGTTTCGGTTCAGCCCGGCAGCGTTACCGGCGGCACCTCGGCCACCGGCACCGTTACGCTAGACTACCCAGCGTCGTATTTTGGTGCGACTGTGACGCTAAGCAGCGACAATTCCAACGCCGGAGTCCCGGCCACAGTTACGGTTGCTCCGGGCGCAAAACAAGCGACGTTCACGGTTACCACAAAGAGCGTAACATCAACCGCAACAGCGAACATCAAGGCGACGTACTACGGCACCTCGGCTTCGGGCGCGCTGACGATAAATCCCTGACCGCTCGATCCTCAGCGTGGCAATTCTCCCACGCGTGAGAGAAGGTGAGCGCAGTGCAGCGTGCCGAGCTCAAAATCGTCGAGCCTTACGTTTTCATTCGGCGAGTGCGCCCGCAGCCCCGGGTATTCGATGCCCGGCGTTGCGATGGGTAGGCCGAGGTGATGTGCGAACCACCACATAGGCCCGGATGAGCCCAACATGGGGGCTATCGCAGCCTGCTGCTGATAGACCTGTTCGCCGGTCTCGGCAGCAAGCCGCACCCACGGGTGGTCGGGATCCACTCGAGCTGGCCGCTGTCCGTTGAGATAGACCGACTCAACATCCTCAAACCCGAGCCTATCCAGATGCTCCCTTAACAAGCGACCCACGGTTGCCGGATCTTGATCTGGCACCAGCCGGAAGTCGATCTTGGCGCGGGCGTCGGCCGGAAGCACCGTTTTTGAACCGGGTCCCTGCCAGCCTGCGTCAAGCCCATTGATTGTCAGAGAGGGTTCAAACACGGCTCGCCGGTGATACTCCAGCCCATCGGTCTGGCGACCGCCGAGGAAGCCGGAATCCGGGAGAACGTAGCGGTTTCGTACCTCGGCTGCATCATTCGGAAGAGCGCTGAGCAGCTGGAGGTCGCGGATCGTTGGTAGTACAGCGGTATCGTAGTGACCGAAAATCGCGATCCGCTCATCCTGGCTCTTGAGGCTTGCCAGCGCCCACGCCAACCTCCAGGCGGCGTTGGGCAGAATGCTGCCGCCGAAGCCGCTGTGGGCATCGTGTGAAATGGTATGGCAGCGCAGTTCAAAGCAGGCGATGCCGCGCATGCCGCAGTAGAGCAGTGGCGCTCCCTCCGGGGTGACCATCCCCTCTTCCCAGATGCAGGCATCCGCGGCCAGCAGCCCGGGATGGGCCAGGATCCAGTCACCAAGGTGGGGACTGCCGATCTCCTCTTCACCCTCAACAAGAAACTTGACGTTGAACGGCAATTCACCGGTGACGGCACGCAGGGCATCCAGCGTGAGCAGTCGCGATGTAATGTGGCCTTTGTCATCGCCAACGCCGCGACCGAATGCCACCCCCGAACGGATCGTCAGTTCGAACGGCGGCGACTCCCATAGGTCCAGCGGTTCCGGCGGCTGAACGTCGTAGTGGTTGTAGAGGAGTATGGTCGGTGCGTCGGGCTGCCGGCCGGCGAGCGAGCCGAAGACGATAGGCGGTCCGCCGGCGGTCGGCATGACTTCGGCTTGCAGTCCGTGCT comes from the Armatimonadota bacterium genome and includes:
- a CDS encoding YifB family Mg chelatase-like AAA ATPase encodes the protein MLSHVLSSAVLGVDAYEVDVEVDVSSGMAGSINLVGLPDAAVKESVDRVRSAIRNSGMHFPYDKRITINLAPADIRKAGPSFDLPIAIGLLAATGQIPEDYLAGAVIIGELSLDGAVRPVNGALPVAMGARERQRTRLFVPAANAREASVVEGLDVYPVQSLPQLATALALPDTLEPLPYDPQVLNIEALEYPLDFADVKGQAHVKRALEVAAAGGHNVLLIGPPGSGKTMMASRLPGILPPMTSDEALAATRLYSVAGLLSAEVSLVTTRPYRKPHHTVSTAALAGGGTIPRPGEVSLAHHGVLFLDELPEFGRDALEVLRQPLEDGVVSVARVSASYTFPASFTLIAAMNPCPCGYYGDAFRQCICSQGAVAKYQKRISGPLLDRIDLHIDVPRVPEEDLLHHTVSEGTAAIRQRVCRARHQQAARFASHLPTEPDTSDPASAAENIREEGGQQPFHPHRRRLFCNAQMGPKEIRAYCKTTEPVRNLLRAAIQQLGLSARAYDRLLKVGRTIADLDGCEQIAPQHIAEAIQYRSLDRKLWGA
- the zwf gene encoding glucose-6-phosphate dehydrogenase — protein: MQLTVRVSARGPDTGTPVGVQSDSLSCADPATVACAAGESAERVQTETHAPEPCTFVLFGATGDLTRRKIIPALFRLAQRKLMPERFIIVAFARRPKDDGQFRDDVCQSLTEFGSDAAWTAEEWHTFSSRVYYVRGDLDDPASYQALSERLRQLERSHHLPGARLIYLATPPDQFAPIARQIGAAGLNHEAGPHAWVRLIVEKPFGIDLDTARDLNRELASIFTEDQIYRIDHYLGKETVQNILVLRFANQIFEPLWNQKYVDSVRITVAETLGMEGRGPYFDHAGITRDIVQNHGLQVLTLVAMEPPTSLEADAIRDEKVKVLRSIRPFTPADCEHFTVRGQYAAGKAEGTEPGAPAYRDEPGVAADSNTETYAAFQFAVDNWRWAGVPFFMQAGKRLPERKTEIEIRFRAIPNVLFARLSCTAVPANRLTIRIQPDEGAWLEIGSKMPGPDMQVEPVRMDFRYGSSFNQPIPEAYERLLLDAIRGDASLYARNDEVEAAWSLITPVLHAWQHLSCPLFPNYAAGTWGPPAGQRLMAGEPAAGEPHR
- a CDS encoding S8 family serine peptidase; this encodes MGHKPHGAATAGRQLRPILMTFGRVAVLLLVLSGASAVRSAAQIPPLVRGFAPGSPPERPITQVMVKLAPGANPLLFAAQFSAVAARLTGANHTAVSQLAYKSSIPNLDWHVFRLAQPSALNATVAALKRMPGVLFAEPDWHIRAETLPPPNDTYWALEDWEQLIVVLSGLDSTDADARQDDSAFWTYTWNLEEINSLGAWNTFPGHYYTAAERKNLAANDPAKLPLVAVIDSGIDFSHADFAYVADVSTNPNQSTQTDISDGGQINTALARNFVFGNRNPNPMLAQDDLGHGTSVSGIIAAAANNGTGIPGLGFVAQLVPLKVIDSTGSGDDSDLVYALEYAAANHCVVCNVSLDLDTTTYPQALADAVDYDWKHGTLVVAAAGNDGDPTHPSDGEIRRYPASLVHVLAVAATAYGGDTVIGGEQLASYSNYGYELGVAAPGGDITTFVNNAPNADTLGLNPTQEYVLIWSTAPTYTVSLSDPTNPALGEYAQLGLYGLNYGSLPGTSLATPHVTALAALYAAEHGYSQVHGLPQKLINAIERGAHQMNARPDGGWDNVFGYGRIDAAETIADANPRAAWKGGVVGRITFGTTPVGDVNVVATSLKRLHQYSNSTYPDGIYHIVNCSTDWYVVRATVFGNTDAFLAPIDAGCDYQGASMPLDFNQVTITPNAYVHYGASIQFSATVTGPSNTNVIWSLPYHPKSASLSSTGLLKAPTAFTNERAVVEAQSAADPARDDMAIVTFVPSVTAVSVQPGSVTGGTSATGTVTLDYPASYFGATVTLSSDNSNAGVPATVTVAPGAKQATFTVTTKSVTSTATANIKATYYGTSASGALTINP
- a CDS encoding M20/M25/M40 family metallo-hydrolase, coding for MRLAIRGQLDSALGELAALCAIPSVSARSEALEPCAELVAAQMREHGLQAEVMPTAGGPPIVFGSLAGRQPDAPTILLYNHYDVQPPEPLDLWESPPFELTIRSGVAFGRGVGDDKGHITSRLLTLDALRAVTGELPFNVKFLVEGEEEIGSPHLGDWILAHPGLLAADACIWEEGMVTPEGAPLLYCGMRGIACFELRCHTISHDAHSGFGGSILPNAAWRLAWALASLKSQDERIAIFGHYDTAVLPTIRDLQLLSALPNDAAEVRNRYVLPDSGFLGGRQTDGLEYHRRAVFEPSLTINGLDAGWQGPGSKTVLPADARAKIDFRLVPDQDPATVGRLLREHLDRLGFEDVESVYLNGQRPARVDPDHPWVRLAAETGEQVYQQQAAIAPMLGSSGPMWWFAHHLGLPIATPGIEYPGLRAHSPNENVRLDDFELGTLHCAHLLSRVGELPR